In Vespula pensylvanica isolate Volc-1 chromosome 16, ASM1446617v1, whole genome shotgun sequence, the following proteins share a genomic window:
- the LOC122634828 gene encoding protein hairy → MVTGVGATMPTGGVTVGATPPTQHVPQEAGQPPAQTATTTTTTRRSGENRRSNKPIMEKRRRARINNCLNDLKTLILDAMKKDPARHSKLEKADILEMTVKHLETLQRQQVALAAATDPNVLNKFRAGFTECAGEVGRFPGLDASVKRRLMAHLASCLGPVETSNNPGQTTTTTSTTTTANQQPVQPAPPTTQLQVHILPQVDTTPRIQVQQSNGIFFTNANGTGLQLVPTRLPNGDIALVLPAGAKATPVTSPSSSPAPSSPLPTLIPIPQRTASTASASSSSSSSVGSTSTSAASPVAFEAPPAAFREQQPPTNVYVTGNSHRDVATSPANGYTSDPEFDPRVYSPPLQKPLALVMRKSVMPELEDKPWRPW, encoded by the exons ATGGTGACCGGAGTGGGTGCTACGATGCCGACCGGCGGCGTCACCGTGGGCGCCACGCCGCCCACGCAACACGTACCTCAGGAAGCCGGACAACCACCCGCGCAAACTGCCacgactacgactactacGAGAAGATCCGGAGAAAATCGACGG AGCAATAAACCGATTATGGAGAAAAGACGCCGTGCCCGCATCAATAACTGTCTAAACGACCTGAAGACCCTTATTCTCGATGCCATGAAAAAAGAC CCAGCAAGACATTCGAAATTAGAAAAGGCGGACATCCTTGAGATGACGGTGAAACATCTGGAAACGTTACAACGTCAACAGGTAGCCTTAGCCGCAGCGACGGATCCAAACGTTTTGAACAAATTCCGTGCAGGCTTTACGGAGTGTGCCGGCGAAGTTGGCAGGTTTCCCGGATTGGACGCATCGGTAAAGAGACGTCTAATGGCCCACTTGGCGTCATGCCTAGGGCCAGTGGAAACAAGTAACAATCCTGGtcaaacgacgacgacgacgagtacAACGACGACGGCTAATCAACAGCCGGTTCAACCTGCACCACCGACTACTCAATTGCAAGTGCATATTCTGCCGCAAGTAGATACAACGCCGAGAATTCAGGTGCAACAATCTAATGGGATTTTCTTTACCAATGCGAACGGCACGGGTTTGCAATTGGTTCCAACGAGACTACCGAACGGTGATATCGCGTTGGTTTTACCCGCCGGTGCTAAGGCAACACCAGTGACGTCACCATCATCCTCACCAGCACCTAGTTCGCCTTTACCTACTCTCATACCGATTCCACAAAGAACGGCCAGCACCGCATCAgcttcctcgtcgtcctcttcCTCCGTCGGCTCGACCTCAACCTCGGCAGCAAGCCCAGTCGCTTTCGAAGCACCTCCAGCAGCTTTCCGCGAACAACAACCACCTACCAACGTCTACGTAACCGGCAATAGTCACCGGGATGTCGCTACCTCTCCCGCTAATGGTTATACCAGCGATCCAGAGTTCGATCCTCGTGTCTATAGTCCGCCTCTTCAAAAACCACTTGCTCTCGTGATGAGAAAAAGCGTCATGCCCGAGCTCGAAGACAAACCATGGAGGCCGTGGTAA